The window tgtagaatgaagtaataaattatactccctctgttccatagtaataggggcgtttttccatttccgcccgttccatagtaatagagtcatttccctttttagtaaaagtcaacacattttcccacacctactttactctctcttacttttttctctcttcatctctctacctttttcatttttcactttattctctctttactttaactcacctaacacaatttttcttaatctccgtgccgaaaagttttgcctccatttactatggaacggagggagtaataatgaagtgaaaatctataataatgaagtatcAAACTTTTATTATGAAGTATCTATTTACTGCGTTGTATGGGTTTATGGTTTAAATTTAACTGCTGTgttattttcacatataaatgaactaaatattctatttaatgaTCTAATAACCTCATATCAATTAATAAGCTAATGATCTGTTTTCATAAAAAGTTTAaactaattcaaattcaaagtgtaaatgaaataagaaaCTACGGGTCTGAAGTACtgaacttaaaaaatgaagaacaaaacATATCCCACTGAAGTAATAAACGACGGAACAGAACTACTGTTACAGAACAGAACAACAAGCCTCAACATTgttgtttcctctttttcttcttcttcaattcctGTATCTTGTCACAAATCCTTGAATCATGCTGACCAATCTCGCCACATTTGCCACATTTCCGACCAGGCTTCGACAACTCTCTTATTTCTTCTCTCAAGGCGTGAAAGACGTCGACCAGAACCCTTGGTGCTGACAACATCAGGTGGATGAACTTCTATTTCACTAGGAACTTCTGAGCCATAAAAATTCTCAATCATCTGTCTCTTTTCACTTGTAGACAATACATTTCGCTCACCAAGTActtcttttttcccttcagCCATAATATGTCTAAATGCACGAATTTAACCACCATCTCCCTCAATAAGCCATGCGATATCATAAAAATCTACATGTATATCCATGTATTCCTGCTTCGTCTCATCCACAGCAATAAATGATTCAATATTATCATCAAAACCAAAATGCACAGGCTTGACAAATATAGACTTCAACCAGCGTCCTCCATGTAAGACATAAGGGactaactttaattttttgtttctcaaGACCTAAAATATGTGAGTGCAAACGAGCCCAAGCCTCTCAAACATCTTACAACCACATGCATATGAATCACAAGAAATTGACTATGAAATTGTCCAGTTCTTTGAGAACTTATCATTAACCACATAAATCTCATTCTCACCAACGGTTGACACTGTCACCATAGTGACATTATCGACTGCTTCCTCAATCTCACTCTGAATTAGTTTGAAACCACTGTCACTATAAATTGTTGATGCATGCTTCTCAAGAGCCGAATTTGTTTTCAAAGTTGGAATTGTGTTAAAATCCAAGTATTCAAGGCTATTATTGTTGCTCCTTTGGCCATCCAATGCATTATTGTAATACATAAGAAATTCAACAAGATTAGATCGAGACTTGGAGTACCTCTTGAAGAATATGTTCTGAGATTCAGATATAGATGTGGTCTTTATCAGTGAACTCATTAGAAAATCCCTAAAATATGCAGGAACTTGTAGTTCatcaagtaattaaaatacttcATTTAAAGGCAAATATATTTCAGCAGACATAAAATATGTTTCCAAAGGAAGATGCGTACCCAATATTTTTGTGAGTCAAACATAGAGGAAAACCACTCATTGTCCTTAAGCCCATATTTTTCCATTACATTATTCCAGGATTCTTCAAATTCTTCAGGCTCTATCAACTCAGACCAAACACAACTGTTTAACTCCTTTTTCAAATCTTCATTGCCAAGTTGACTCTTTGGTAACTTTTCCACAACTTTAAACATGATGTGCCACATGCACCATCGATGTCTTGTATCAACAAGGACTCTTTCCACAACAACCTTCATCCCCAAATCCTGATGTAATGATCAATTTTGTTGCAGATTCCATGCATTTGACAAAACGTTCAAACAACCATGAGAAAGAATCgacattttctttatataataAGCCTGCACCAAATGTTACAGGTCTTCCATGGTTGTCTTTTCCTGTGAACGGTGCAAATATCATGCAGTACCTGCATTAAATCGATTGATCAAAAAGATCCAATAAATGTCATGCAGTACATGCATTATAAGTTAGTTCATTCTGTTAGGTAAATACTTCATCTTGTCGAAGTTTTACTACATTCAACTAAGAATTCTAAATACTTATGCACTCACATCATTCCAGTAgactattaattcattattgacAGTTACTAGTACCTTCTATAAAGTTATTGCATTAATACAGTAAATGTTTTATGCATATGCAAGTTGATCACATCAATAATCATTTTACTATAAACAACATACTTCATACCTGTTAGTTGAATAGGTTGTGTCAAACGATACTATATCACCGTAGAGATGGAAATTCTTCTTAGCAATGGGATCACACCAGAAAAGACGAGTGAGCCTATCTTTGGAGTTCACCTCAAAATCATAAGTGAATGCCGGACAATTCTCCTTCTTTCGGCTCATTTCATTAAGTATTATTTGTGCATCTGCCCCATTAGTAAATGCTCTCAAGTCGCGCCTATAGATTCGAACTTCTACAACCGTACAACCAACATAATCCAGCCCACCAAGAACCTCATTCAGCAACTTAAAAGTCAACGTAGGACCTATGTTTGCACTTGCACAATCTAATATAAATTTCTGATGCATTAGATCAATGTTGCGATTCAGCCTCATGAAtcaccctaaaccctaaaccctaaaccctttTCTTCTGACCTTCTCTACTGCATGTTAGATTTTGTATAcaagaaatcacctttcgagtgattgaatactgttaaaactcttattttattttccagaaggaataaacagattatttttgtcataatgttgttatgttttacatttaatggatgcttattacatgtttaaatgtataagt is drawn from Salvia hispanica cultivar TCC Black 2014 chromosome 6, UniMelb_Shisp_WGS_1.0, whole genome shotgun sequence and contains these coding sequences:
- the LOC125195051 gene encoding protein FAR1-RELATED SEQUENCE 5-like encodes the protein MKVVVERVLVDTRHRWCMWHIMFKVVEKLPKSQLGNEDLKKELNSCVWSELIEPEEFEESWNNVMEKYGLKDNEWFSSMFDSQKYWNIFFKRYSKSRSNLVEFLMYYNNALDGQRSNNNSLEYLDFNTIPTLKTNSALEKHASTIYSDSGFKLIQSEIEEAVDNVTMVTVSTVGENEIYVVNDKFSKNWTIS